The DNA sequence AATGGAAAACCCCGATGAGCTTACTTGGGTAAGCGATTCGGGCGAACGAGCGTGACCAGCCGACAGGCAATCTGAAGTATGGCGGGTATAACGGGATTAAATATCAGGCTGGCAGCATTTTTTAACCGAAAACAACGTGAGCTGAAAGCTTTCAGGCACAACGTCATTTTTGTTTAATCTTTATTCTTTTTTTTGATCAAAATCATCATCTGCCGCCCTCCCCTTTGGTGTTATGCGTAGACCAAAGTGTGAACAATATCACGCATGGAAATGGGCAGCAGGACGCTTTAGACTGAAACGGGGTTGAGATTAAATGGCAATGGTAAAAGCAAGTTTAACGTTATTTGGCGGTGATACTTTAGTGGTGCGTTGTTCCGAACGCTGCCATATTCACCTGATGAGCGCCAAAGTTTCTGGTGATAGCCACGCGGATGTTCTGAGCGTGCAGGACAGAGACAGCGCGTATCTGACGGTGCCGTATAGCGGTACCTGGAACGTGCTCATCGACAGCCACAGCCAGTCGCTGGAGCACTCAATCAGCTACGTTCCCGCCTGATAGCAAACGCCCGGTCTCCCCGGGCGATTTCTTCTCAAGCCAGCCCAGGCTGGCTGTTTTCCCCCAGCAGATGGCGCACCTTGCCGACTAAATCATCGAGACAGGCATCATGCATGCCGAGCTTTCGCAGCTCCTGATCGAGCGAGAAAAGATACTGAGCGTTAGTACCGAGCGGGCCGCTGGCGCGTGCTATCAGCGGCGCAATGACCTGGGCGCTGGTGTCCGCCTCAAACAGCGGATGGCGCGGATCCATAATAAAGACCAGCGCGCTGACGGTGCGGCCATCGTCAAGCTCCAGCTTGCACCACGTCGGCAGGTAGCAGCCGGTGATCATCTCCCGTTTCCACAGCAGGGTCAGCTCTTCTTCCAGGGTTTCATCGGGCAGGCGGTAGGCAACACCGGTGGTTCGCCCGCCCTCCTTCAGCGCCAGCATGCGGCCGGGCTGATTTGCGCTCCCGCGTCCTGCCGTGAGCCGCAGGCAAAACGCGCGGTGCCAGCCCGGTAGGGTACCGGTGCAGGATTCCCGATATTCAAGTGCCGGGTTCCACATCAGCGAACCGTAGCCAAAAATCCATACCGAGCCATCATCCGGACGGCAGGCCAGGGTCGCCGCCAAAGAGGCGGCCCGTTGCTCTGCCGACCAAAGAAGCGATTCCTCAATAGCGCCAAACGCTGTTTTACAATCCGCATTCAGTAAGAAATCACGAGTTAACACTGTCTACTACCTCCGCCACTGCCCGCTTCCCGGCGATTATCTGACACCATCCCTAAAGTATTGCTGAATTATTATCCAGCTTTATTTGACAATAAGCAATGA is a window from the Klebsiella oxytoca genome containing:
- a CDS encoding gamma-glutamylcyclotransferase gives rise to the protein MLTRDFLLNADCKTAFGAIEESLLWSAEQRAASLAATLACRPDDGSVWIFGYGSLMWNPALEYRESCTGTLPGWHRAFCLRLTAGRGSANQPGRMLALKEGGRTTGVAYRLPDETLEEELTLLWKREMITGCYLPTWCKLELDDGRTVSALVFIMDPRHPLFEADTSAQVIAPLIARASGPLGTNAQYLFSLDQELRKLGMHDACLDDLVGKVRHLLGENSQPGLA
- a CDS encoding DUF1883 domain-containing protein, translated to MAMVKASLTLFGGDTLVVRCSERCHIHLMSAKVSGDSHADVLSVQDRDSAYLTVPYSGTWNVLIDSHSQSLEHSISYVPA